DNA from Sulfodiicoccus acidiphilus:
AGAGGGCAGGCCCCTCCCATACTCAGCTAAAGAAGTAAGGAAGGAGCTTCTCCACACCATAACTCTCGACTACGAGGAAGTCACCGACATAGCCCCTGATGTGAGGCTCACTTTCTACAATGCTGGACACATAGTTGGTTCCGCTATGGCTCACCTTCACATAGGAGACGGTATACACAACCTAGTTTACACCGGAGATTACAAGTACGCCAGAACTAGGCTCCTTGACCGAGCAACGGATCAGTTCCCAAGAGTGGATACGTTAATTAGCGAGACTACATATGGGGCCCAGTCACAGCCTACTAGGGAGGAGTCAGAGCTACAGTTGATTGAACTAATAACCAGAACTATCAACAGAAATGGGAAGGTCCTAATTCCAGTGCTCGCAGTGGGAAGAGGACAGGAAATAATGCTGATCGTAAACAACGCGATAAAGAACAAGCTAATTCCACAGGTGCCAGTTTACGTTTCTGGTCTAGTTGATGAGGTGACTGCAATACATAACGCCTATCCAGAGCTTCTAAGTAGGGAAGTCAGAGATCAAATACTTTATAAGGACGAGAACCCTTTTACTTCAGAGTTCTTCCGTCGGATCGAGGGATATAGGGAGGACGTAGCAAAGGGAGATCCTTCCATTATTCTGGCTACCTCTGGAATGCTCAACGGAGGTTCTTCACTCGAGTTCTTCAAGGACATGGCCTCAGATTCCAGAAACACATTAATATTCGTGAGCTATCAGGCTGAGGGAACGCTGGGCAGGAAGTTAAGAGATGGTGCAAAGGAGGTTCAGCTGGTGGATAGAGACGGACGCGTGCAGAACATAAAGGTCCAAATGGAAGTGAACGCAGTGGAGGGTTTCTCTGGACACTCTGACAGAAATCAGCTGAAGAGGTTCATGGAAAATATCTCACCTCGTCCCAAGAACATAGTGTTAAATCACGGTGAGCCCTCTGCTATAGCTTCATTCGCTCACTTACTCGAGCAACGGAAGAGGGAAATGGGGCTAACTGGAACAAGAATATTCACACCCTCCATATTAGACAGCATGAGGTTAGTGTGAGAATGAAAAATTCTGTATTAGAGTTTGAAGGGAAATTTGACGTACTTCCCACCTTCGGTTAGGATTTCTAAAGTATGTTCTCCACGGGTGGGCATGATGCCGGCGAGTGAAATCGGCGTGATCCTGTCTCCTCTAGGGATTAAGTTTGGAGAGAAGTCGTATACTGGTTTTCCATCCACGTTGATTGCTATTACCTTCTCGTCCTGTGGGAAATTAGTGCGAACTGCTACCTGCATCGTATATTATTTTACCCTTCTACCCTTTTTAAGAGAGGAGACCCTCTAATACCGTGGGCCTCATCATTTACCTATTGACGACGTTCCTAGTGTCTTTCCTGTCCAATGCTACCCCATTCTTCGGGGCTCCATACACATTGGTTACGGCCACCCTGTTAGCTGAAGCAGGAGTTAACCCGTTAAACTTCGTTTTATTCGTAACGGCGGCGGCGCTAGCAGCCTCTACATCAAAATTAGTGATGTATGTCTTAGGGGTTGCCCTTAAAAGACCTCTAACCAAAAGTAAAAATATTAGATTTATCTCCAAATTTGTTAATAAGAAGTCGTTTTATGTGACTCTATTCGTTTTATCCATAATTCCCTTTCTCCCCTTAGATGACTATGTCTTCATTGTAGGTGGGGCCTCCGACGCTAAGGTAGGTAGTATGCTGGCCGTATCTTCTCTCGGGAAACTGATTAAGACTGGAGCAGAAGTCACGGTGGAGCTGGAGGGATTGAGAGTAGCCGAAGGCTTGCTAAGGGGGTTTGGGCTATCTTACTTAGACTTAGGCCTCATAGGTACAATAGCATTCGTTGTGATCGGCTTAGCTATCGCGAAATTAGACTGGGAGAATATTTATCGAAAGGTGTTGACACAGAGCCATAGAGAGGGAGCATGAGTGCGAGTGTTCAAGGGTCGTAAATTCGAAGTGCTTGTCGAGAGGAAGTCTCTACCAAATGGAGATGAGACGGAGATAGAGTTCATCCACCACCGGGGATCTGCCGTAGTGGTGCCGATGCTGAGCTCTGAGGAGGTAGTGGTTATAAGGCAGTATAGACCAGTGGTAGGAAAGTGGCTTTACGAGTTTCCAGCTGGAACTGTAGAGGAAGGAGAGTCTCCAGTGCAGACAGCTATCAGGGAGCTCAAGGAGGAAACCGGCTACAATGCGGAAGAACTTCAACAACTTATCGCCTTCTATCCGTCGCCGGGGGTTAGTGACGAGTTAATGTACGTCTTTTTGGCAAGACGGTTAAGAGTGGGGGAATCCAAGCCAGAAAAACATGAGCTTATAGAGGTAAATAAATTGAACATTAATGAACTCTACGGTATGCTCAATAGAGGCCTCCTTAACGATGCTAAAACAATCTTGGCACTGTTCCTACTTAGATCAAAGATGTGACGAATGGCAGGTGTAGTTCATAGGACTAGAAAAACTTGATGAGACTATAAAGAGATTTACAAAGTAACCTTGTATACATTCTCCTCTTTCCTCAGGAGCCCCGAGTACACCCCCCACTCTGTGAGGGTGACCTCTAGGTCATACATACCTGAGGGAGTGTCGAAAACTTTCACTCCTTTTCTTCTAAGCTCCTCTATGAGGGCCTCCAACGTAAAGGCCCCTAGACTAACTGCGGTGGCGAACGGTTCCACCTTTACTATAGAGTTCCTTATTATTTCTTTTCTATGCTTGAGACCA
Protein-coding regions in this window:
- a CDS encoding beta-CASP ribonuclease aCPSF1, which encodes MNIIASLMEGLPKEAQISRIEFEGPAIAVYVKNPEAVADKMDAIRKVAKEIKKRVVVKADPSVRRDQKETSEIIKNMVTPEAEIVDIKFDDVMGEVIIKAKKPGLVIGKGGQIQQKIFMETKWRPVIVREPPIKSRMLDNIMVHIVNENEYRMKTLRNFGERIHRELIFKDRYVRVTALGGFSEVGRSAVLVETQESKILLDTGVNPSVSFGERMYPKLDIEQLNLEDVDAVVVTHAHLDHSGMIPFLFKYGYEGPVYATPPTRDIMALLQLDLLDVASKEGRPLPYSAKEVRKELLHTITLDYEEVTDIAPDVRLTFYNAGHIVGSAMAHLHIGDGIHNLVYTGDYKYARTRLLDRATDQFPRVDTLISETTYGAQSQPTREESELQLIELITRTINRNGKVLIPVLAVGRGQEIMLIVNNAIKNKLIPQVPVYVSGLVDEVTAIHNAYPELLSREVRDQILYKDENPFTSEFFRRIEGYREDVAKGDPSIILATSGMLNGGSSLEFFKDMASDSRNTLIFVSYQAEGTLGRKLRDGAKEVQLVDRDGRVQNIKVQMEVNAVEGFSGHSDRNQLKRFMENISPRPKNIVLNHGEPSAIASFAHLLEQRKREMGLTGTRIFTPSILDSMRLV
- a CDS encoding NUDIX hydrolase; translated protein: MRVFKGRKFEVLVERKSLPNGDETEIEFIHHRGSAVVVPMLSSEEVVVIRQYRPVVGKWLYEFPAGTVEEGESPVQTAIRELKEETGYNAEELQQLIAFYPSPGVSDELMYVFLARRLRVGESKPEKHELIEVNKLNINELYGMLNRGLLNDAKTILALFLLRSKM
- a CDS encoding AAA-associated domain-containing protein; the encoded protein is MDVIHPSSRIADLVGLLYVLINTFRGKTDLYQLEKEMEVDLDDLMPIVYSADSLGFITIGEGDIVVTDKGLEFVRAGLKHRKEIIRNSIVKVEPFATAVSLGAFTLEALIEELRRKGVKVFDTPSGMYDLEVTLTEWGVYSGLLRKEENVYKVTL